The stretch of DNA TTCCATTCTTTCCAATAAACACTAGGTTTTATATAATAGTAAAAAAGGATTGAATTGGGGGATGACCCATTATGCTTCGAAGAGTGGTAAGTGGTGCAGTATGTTCAATGATAGGAATGATCTTATTTATTTTGCTTTTTAACCCTCTTTTAGCTAATGCTGAGCAGGCTGAGAGCTCAGGCGTGGCTGGTAATGAGACGTTGATATCAACAGAAGCCTATGAGCGAATAGAAGCTTCTTCGGTCAGTATGCCTGCAGAACCGATTTACATGGCTTCCTATAACAGCTGGCCGGTGATGAAATTGTTTACTATATCCGGGGAACCGCTTGAAGATGAACGAGGGAATAAAAAAATACAAGTAGATGAAGATGTGCTTGTCTGGCTTGAGAATGTTGACCACACAAAAAATTGGACATATGAATTTAAGAAAAATAATGGACCGGACAATCGATCGTTTACACCTTTCTCACCAGAAGATCCGATACTTTTATATAAAAGTGGCAGCAACAAAGTAACGATTCGGATTAAAGATGCTGAAGGAAAAATGATACATGAATATAGCGAAGAAGAAGTCATCATTCATAATCACAAGAAAGCTCAAGCTTCCATGTACATTCAAATAACGCCGGATGGAATGGAGCTTCTAGAAAAAGATTCTCAGCCATTTCAAGTAGAGGTTTTGGCTAATAAACGGAAAATAGCTTCTGAAAATTGGGTATATACCGTTGAAAGTGCTGAATATGGTGTGATTGATGTTCAAAATATAACGCAAACAGCTGGAATCATTGTTGCCCATAAACCGGGCCAGGCGTTCGTAAATGTATCGCTGGAAGATTTTCCTGATGTAACCGACCAGCTTTCTGTTTCGGTTGCCGATTATGCTGAATTGCAGGGAGTTCAATTTAGCGAGGATTTTTATGACATCACGCATGAAACACTCATAGATTTAGAAAGCCTTATTTTGATCAATCCTAGCCATGCACCAGACGTTTCTTATACGTTTGAAACAGATAACGATGATATCGCGGAAGTTGTAAACAAGTCGGGTAAATCTTATCTTCGGGTAAAAGAAAATACCGGTGGACAAACAACCGTTACTGTAACTGCTGTTCAAAGCAGAACATTAAGTGATGGCCGTAAAGAGAGAATTGAAAAAACCGCTCAAGCTGACTTTATAGCCAGGGAATTCATTGAGCTTGAAAGAGTTTCTTTTACACAGAAAAAATATGATTTGGATGAGATGGTTCCGCCGTTTGAATCGTTAGTAAAAATCTATCCATCTAATGCAACAGATGTTCAGCTTGAATTTACCATGCAAAACAATCAAAACTTTGAATTGAATTATAGCGAAACAGAGGGCTACACGCTTCAGCCAAAAGAGTCTCAAAAAGGCCAGGCCGTTATACGAGTAACCGCTACCCAGCCTGCTTCGGGCGGAAAAACGACTAATAAGCATGATAATGCCGTTATTGTTAACGAAAATGAGTCTCTTCAAGAAGACGAAAACACAGTTATACAGGGAAGGTGGTAAGAAACAGAATGACGATAAAAAAACAGCGCATATCCTTAAAATATGCGCTGTTTTTTATTGAACGGTTAATTGATCACTGTAAACGGATAAATATTTTACTCTTGGTAAATAGTCCAGCTGTCCGAGCAGAATATTTCGGTCATACTGAATGATAAAGCGTGAGTAATGGCCATCCTGCCGGCTAAGAGAAGGTATAGCACTTTGAATGTTAAACCCATCGGTTTCGCCCCGCACCGCATTTACAATAAAATCTCCTTTTGCAAATACGCCGCCGTCCACTAAAAAAAGAGACCCTACTCCGTATAGTTCAGCAGCGGGCTCGGATATGCCCGCCTGAACATCCTTGTCCGTGTAGAAAAAGCCTTTTAACGGCTGGACCGTACTGTTTTCGTTTAAATCTGGCACATACAGCCCTTTTCTTGGTTCGGTGCTTTCTTCAAGGTTTTGAAATTCATTAATCCTCGTAATGAGCAGGGAATCACCCGATAAGGAAACGAGCTGGCCATCGTTCCAGCCTCGAATGGACAAGTTGGAGATCGATGTTTTTTCCCGGGCATACATGGTGGCATCGATAGAAAAAAAGTCGTTCTCCGAGTGGCTGCTTTTTTCATCATTGCCTTGTATGGTTAAGTTTTGGTCTGTAAACAGCGAACCCTCAAAATAAATATCACCTTTCTTGCTGTCTTGTACATATAAGTTGATATTATTCTTTGCTAAAATAAGTCCTTCAAGTGCTGCTTTATCCGACAAGTCTAATGTAATGGAACGTTCGGAAACAAGATGGTTTTTTAAAGTAAATGTGCCGGTAGACATAATCTTCATTTCTTCACCACTAAACACCGTATTGCTGTCCGAGTTTGGAAAATCAACCGTCATTTCTCCTTCATTATGAAGAGTTATATGTTCTTGAGTCCAAAGGGGTCCCATAAGCTCGACAGTACCTGAATGGTTTGTAACGGTAATATTACCGTGGCTCGAAATAGAATAAAAAGAGACTGACTGGCTTTCATTGTTGATGGTAATACTTTCGTCATCGTAAAGTTGTGCTTCCTTTGAATCAATCATTCCGGCTTCGTTTTCAATTAAAATGCCTCCATCGGAAACCACCTGTTCTTCCAGCTGCAGTGTACTGCTGTTACGATTGACGATGGTTAAAGTGCCGCCAGAAACAAAGATGTTTTTAAGAACGAGATCATGGTCGGCAAAAATGGTTAAAGAACCTTTCACGCGTATGTTTTCAATTTGTTTTCCTCTCGGTTCAAGAACTGCGTCTCCTTTATAGTCAACATCAGAAAGACCATCCGCTATCGCTTCATATTCAGAAAGGGACAGGGTCACCCTTTTGCTTTTTCCATTTTTATCTGTTTCGTATGTGGTTAGTTTTTCACTTGTAGAGGATACGTTTTTCGCTGGATTATCCGGAACAGGCAGTGTTGTTAGGAATTTCGTTTTTTCTTCAGCAGCCCGGCGCCCTTCAGTATAAGCCTGGCTAAATTGAACGTCCTGGTACTGACTGTCATTTTTTAAGCCGGGCACTTCTTCGTGATAAAAATTCTCGGGAACCAAAACGTTTGTTAAAGCCTGGGGATCAAAATCCCAATCAGTGTAGCTTCCAGGTGTTCCAACATATATATCTCCTGAAATAGATGGTTTGGGCGTTTGCTGTGACAGATTTGTTCCATTTTGAGTCAGGTAGTGGGCTTTTTCATCAATTGATAAAGTATTAGCGAAAATATTCCCTTCAAGATGGGGAGAGCCGTTTAAAGACAATCTGCCTTTTTCAGAGCCAAGCGCGTATTTTAAGAAGCTGGGAAGAGGTGAAACGATCAGTTCTTTATGCGCGGTTCTTGACACTGCAGCACCTTCGTTTTCTTTTGCTGTAATAGACACGGATAGCACACGTGTAAGAGCGATGTCTTTGTCTATAGAATATTCGCCGGTTATGTCTCTTACTTGAATGTCTTCAATCGCTGCATTTTCTGCTTTAACCTGCTCAACGACGGTATTGCCCGCTTGATCCAAAAGAATATCGATCGAAGCCGGGGTTACATTGGCAAGTGCCAGCTGGGCATTCGTTCGTAATTGGTCTGACAGCCCTGCTGTAAAAGAATCCATTGCTTTAATCGATTCATAGGTTATATCTACATCAGCTGTACGGACAGTGGTTCGTTTGGCGCCTCCAATTGTAGAAGAAACAACAGCCAGGCCAATTGTGGACATAATGACCATCACTAATAAAACAAGCAGGAGTGCGTTTCCTTTTTCATTTTGCATATACCTCATTAAAATCCAAACCTACTTTCCAGCTGCAGTTTTTCTGTTGTTCGATCACTGCCAAGTGTAAATAAAAGCTTGATCGTTCCACTTTGGCAGGTGCCGGTTTCTGTTTCTGCCGAACAGGCAGCAAGCTCAAAGCTGGGGCTGCCGTCGCTGTTAACTTGAAAACTTGAAGGCACTTTTAAAATTTCTGTACGGGTTATAGCACTTTGGCCATTTTCTATTTCCGTCTGCTCAATCTGCACTTGCTCATCGATAATAGAAATTGTTGTTTCATTCGCAATGCTTTTGTTTGTGCGGACCGGATCGTAATAGTAATCGGTTGCGCTTGCCTGATTCGCATTTTGAACGGCATTAAAAGAGGTATCTGTGTTATCAATCATTTTAATACAGGACGTATCAGTGCCGGACACAGCCGTTGTGTTTTTACAAGTCATCACTTCATCAAAAGGGATGGAATACAATTCATTCATGATTCGAGTAGTCACATAGTCGGCGTCTTCACGAAATTGGGTTTCTGCCGTTTGCTTCATATAAATTTTCTGGCCGGTTACAAGGGTGCTTGTTAAAACAGATCCGACGATAGCCAAAACGGTGATCACCGCTAAAAGCTCCATCAGTGTGAGGCCGCGTTCATCGCATATCCTCGCTTTTAATCGTCCCATCGATTTCCACTTCCGGCTCATTTTCTTTCCACCTCACTTTAACTGTTACAGGGATATAATATTTTTTTGTTTCCTCGTTAACAGTGTTGGATGTAACGGTCACTTCATACGCTCCATCGTTTACAGAAATGTTGCTGCAATCCGATTTATCTGCCGCACTTGATTGAAGAGTGTACACCTTTTCTCCCTGATCATCGGGACACATTTTAATCCATTTTTTGGTACCTGGGTTTTCAAATGTGTATCTCATTTCAACAAAGGACTGCTTTTCCATAAACATGAGAGCATTACGGGCTACGTTCAAAGCAACGGTTCTGCTTTCATTAACAGTGTTAAATGTCCCAGCTTGGAAAAAGAAGCGGGTGATGGAAAGTAAAAGGATACTTAAGATCGTCAGTGATACTAATAGTTCCAACAATGTGACCCCCGCCTGACAATTTCTGCTCTTTTTCGTCACAACTTTCCATCCTTTCTTTGCAATTGCTTAACTTTATTATACAATATTCCTATTATACTAGTTTTTTCTTACTCAAATTTGTAATTATTCTACTACATTAGTAATAGTGAGGGTTGTGGATGACAAAAACAGTTATGCTGTTTATCGGATTCTTGCTTATTTTGCCGATTTTACCCTGGCTGCCACTCGGTGTTTCATTAAAAGGAAAGCTGATTATTGCGATTGAAAGCTTCGCCATTGCGGGGGCTATTTTGCTCACCACTGCTTATCTCCCGCTTTGGCAAAGTTTTTTGATCGGCTTTCTTTTTTTTGTCATGACAGGTTATTTTACAGTGAAGTATGGACTTCCAGCCTGGGCAGCAGAAGCAGAATCGTTTACAGATTCCGATCCGGCAGATGATTTCAGCAGTCAGCCGAAAAAACCTTTTGGTGAAGCACTGTTTACAAGAAAAAAAGGAACGCATGAGCCGGAAGATGTGCTGTTTCAAAAAGAACAGGTTGAGAAAAAACCTGAGCCAGAGGAGCAGAAGCAAGAAGGACAGGGAACAAGGGCAGAAGAAAAGGATGCATTGATGGCGGATAAAGAAGATATCTTTAATGTGACAAAAGAACCTGTACAGGAAGCAGATGCCCTGGAGACTTTGCTGAATGAGCAGGATGAACTTGAGGAACTCACATGGTTTAAAGAGGACCATCTAGAAGAATCCACTGAGAAGAAAGAGGAGAATGAATTAGAAGAGCTCGAGCTGCTTTTTTTTAATACAGAAGCAGATCATAAAACAGCAGAGAACGTGCATACAGACGATTGGCTTGAGGAGATGAACGAAAACAATCATCTTGAAGTCGAAAGTGATATCAAGTCTGTTGAAGGTGAAGAAGCAGGCGATTTATATTTGCTTGAACTGTTTGAAGAGGAAGAGTCAGAAAAAAAGAAAGAAACAGAGATTTTTGACCGTGAAGAAATTCCAATTTCAGACGATAAAGAGAGAGAAGCAAAACACTTAGAAGAAACGGAAAAACTGAATAAGCACTATTTAAACGATTTATTGAAAGAAGAATTCAATGAATCAAAAGCTGAGTCTGCTGAAGAGTCTGAGGATACCATTCCAGAGCTTGAGAAGAAACTTCTTTTAGAGCTGGAGGGGAAAGAGACAGAAAAAGAGGACATTCATTTAGCCGAAGAAGACATGGTTGAAGAAAATGAAGTCTTTTTATCCAATAAAGAGGAACAGGAAGAAGCAGATTTTGTAGAAGAGGTTTGGGGAAATAATCATGCCGTTGTTCATTCTAATGAAGAAATACATAGTATAACGAATGATTCTGAAGCAGAAGAGTTCCAATCGCCGCCGCGTCTTTCTCCAGAATGGCTTCATCTAATCGTTCAGGAAATTGAGATTAAACAAAAAGCGCTGCCTTATATGGAAGCCGAAAGCGTGATGCAGCGTTACTTGCAATCCCGGCTTCATGATCGTGATTACTATGTCATTGCCCGTATGCTGGTCGCTTTTTATATGGCGAACGGCCATTCATTCGAAGCTGTTCAACTGTTAGAAAAACTTAAACAGCGCTTAGGGGCTTATCCAGTTTTAATAGAAGAAATGAAAAGTATAAAAGAAATTATTTTAAATCAATCAGTAGAAACAGGTGAGAGAGATGAAGAAAAGCAGTGAAGTACAAGGTCTTCCAATTATCAGCATCGCGGATGGAGTAGAAATTGGCCAGGTTAAATCATTAATTATCAATCCAGAAAAAAGAAGCATTGATTTTATTACAATTGGACACGAGGAATGGGAGCAGGAAGGAAAAGCGATCCCATTCAATAAAATTATCGGCATCGGGGATTATGCGCTGACAATTGATCATGAAAGCAGCGTAATTGAAATGAACAGTATTCCGGTTGCGAACGAACTGTTAAACCGCAGAACAAAAATTGAGCAAACACCCCTTATGTCGAAAAAAGGACAGCTGATTGGACAAGCGGTGGAGTACATGATCGATGATGAAACCGGTGAAATTAGTCAGCTGGTTGTAGAAGATAAACAGGAGTTGTTTTTGGTTAGCGGGCAATATGTCATCACCTATGGCCGGGATTTAATTGTAGTAGATGAAGATGTTGTAAAAGAATCGATAGAAGGAGAAAGTCAGG from Domibacillus sp. DTU_2020_1001157_1_SI_ALB_TIR_016 encodes:
- a CDS encoding PilW family protein — protein: MSRKWKSMGRLKARICDERGLTLMELLAVITVLAIVGSVLTSTLVTGQKIYMKQTAETQFREDADYVTTRIMNELYSIPFDEVMTCKNTTAVSGTDTSCIKMIDNTDTSFNAVQNANQASATDYYYDPVRTNKSIANETTISIIDEQVQIEQTEIENGQSAITRTEILKVPSSFQVNSDGSPSFELAACSAETETGTCQSGTIKLLFTLGSDRTTEKLQLESRFGF
- a CDS encoding prepilin-type N-terminal cleavage/methylation domain-containing protein, which codes for MTKKSRNCQAGVTLLELLVSLTILSILLLSITRFFFQAGTFNTVNESRTVALNVARNALMFMEKQSFVEMRYTFENPGTKKWIKMCPDDQGEKVYTLQSSAADKSDCSNISVNDGAYEVTVTSNTVNEETKKYYIPVTVKVRWKENEPEVEIDGTIKSEDMR
- a CDS encoding PRC-barrel domain-containing protein codes for the protein MKKSSEVQGLPIISIADGVEIGQVKSLIINPEKRSIDFITIGHEEWEQEGKAIPFNKIIGIGDYALTIDHESSVIEMNSIPVANELLNRRTKIEQTPLMSKKGQLIGQAVEYMIDDETGEISQLVVEDKQELFLVSGQYVITYGRDLIVVDEDVVKESIEGESQEPYSLSIDPVEADASAEPITQPDAHAEHTNEEPQPASEKPSSVLEVIEPVEQEVETVQEKAAAEPAFEELEEEPAPKEQEESSVDRWLQLIEEQQSKLLAGKTVTKNIEVNGEILIPAGTVLQEEEIQKARTAGSEILVELSMNSEA